A window of Infirmifilum lucidum contains these coding sequences:
- a CDS encoding DUF2208 domain-containing protein yields the protein MRLTLMVQYLLGLVLMVLFAYMNANYPDKTWLFFMLYFLAFMGIIFLVTGRQARSMLRDLEEVKGGEKVFEADPQEVLKLRERDMERTRSELAAQAKVSLVPLASMIVFILIVSVPSLRGFFDSVGHMLAQDQKTATFYSFLAMYGTFYAFSLVTGLYTRRLQAKTGALRIATKYLVTTKGIVVDDSIPVKFPIKGTVVTDSRRKFVEVHLVQTYMGTTVKQRIRLYTEEPSKLAGMLKQGLQAK from the coding sequence ATGAGACTCACGCTCATGGTTCAATACCTCCTGGGGCTTGTACTAATGGTGCTCTTCGCGTATATGAACGCCAACTACCCTGACAAGACCTGGCTATTCTTCATGCTCTACTTCTTAGCTTTCATGGGTATAATATTCTTGGTAACTGGACGCCAAGCGAGGAGCATGCTCAGGGATCTAGAGGAAGTTAAAGGCGGCGAGAAAGTGTTTGAAGCCGACCCCCAAGAGGTTCTGAAGCTGAGGGAGAGAGACATGGAAAGAACCCGGAGCGAGCTCGCCGCTCAGGCAAAGGTAAGCCTAGTTCCCCTCGCCTCTATGATAGTGTTCATACTCATAGTTTCCGTACCGTCCCTGCGTGGCTTTTTCGACAGCGTAGGCCACATGCTGGCACAAGACCAGAAGACAGCCACTTTCTATTCCTTCCTCGCAATGTACGGAACGTTCTACGCCTTCTCGCTGGTAACAGGGCTGTACACGCGGCGCCTTCAGGCAAAGACAGGAGCGCTCAGGATAGCCACCAAGTACCTTGTCACCACCAAGGGGATCGTAGTCGACGACAGCATCCCGGTGAAATTCCCAATCAAGGGGACCGTAGTGACCGACAGCAGGAGGAAGTTCGTGGAAGTGCACCTAGTGCAGACATACATGGGTACAACTGTAAAGCAGAGAATCAGGCTCTACACCGAAGAGCCCTCAAAGCTAGCAGGCATGCTGAAGCAAGGGCTACAGGCGAAGTAG
- a CDS encoding GIY-YIG nuclease family protein, translating to MRGIYAMLIEIKFPLRFEFRKREVVLAPGLYVYVGSAKGAGGIRARVARHRRKDKKVRWHVDLVTVSPHARVSGAVCAKTAEPECILVPLLEEAGFSHVIKGFGASDCKRGCASHFLRYEGVGKCSDALLEVFREAGLEPLSLELEPAQHS from the coding sequence GTGAGGGGTATCTACGCTATGTTGATAGAAATTAAGTTCCCCCTGAGATTCGAGTTTAGGAAAAGAGAAGTCGTGCTTGCTCCAGGCTTGTACGTCTACGTCGGTTCCGCCAAGGGGGCTGGGGGCATAAGAGCTAGAGTCGCAAGGCACCGGAGAAAGGACAAGAAAGTCAGGTGGCACGTCGACCTTGTCACGGTATCACCCCATGCACGCGTCTCGGGTGCCGTGTGTGCCAAAACAGCAGAGCCGGAGTGCATCCTGGTACCCCTGCTAGAGGAGGCGGGATTTAGCCACGTGATAAAGGGCTTTGGTGCGAGTGACTGCAAGAGAGGATGTGCTTCCCACTTCCTGCGGTACGAGGGAGTAGGGAAGTGTAGCGACGCACTCCTAGAAGTTTTTCGGGAGGCAGGCTTAGAGCCTCTAAGCCTAGAGCTCGAGCCTGCTCAGCATTCCTAG
- a CDS encoding amino acid ABC transporter permease, with translation MQGVQSVDFTTFLLEYTPFIASGLLTTLEISLLSFSIGLVLGAFMLSLSLSPLRPVARAYVEPIRGTPLLVQLFVLYFGLPSIGVKLDAFTASVLALGLNSGAYQAEIFRSAVKGIPDSQILAAESLGFSGSQVFRYVILPQALRISIPSLVNEFVTVVKESSLAAVIGIVELTRRGQYVAAYTYRAFEAYIIVAVLYFAVCYAFSHASRILEKKLRIPGYTGA, from the coding sequence GTGCAGGGGGTACAGAGCGTGGATTTTACAACATTCCTATTGGAATACACACCGTTCATAGCGTCAGGCCTGCTCACGACGCTCGAAATCTCCCTATTATCGTTCTCCATTGGGCTTGTCCTCGGGGCGTTCATGCTTAGCCTATCACTCTCCCCCCTACGACCAGTAGCTAGAGCATACGTCGAGCCTATAAGGGGGACGCCCCTGCTCGTCCAGCTCTTCGTACTATATTTCGGGCTCCCGTCGATTGGCGTCAAGTTGGACGCATTCACGGCCAGCGTGCTGGCGCTGGGACTGAACAGCGGAGCATACCAGGCCGAGATCTTCAGGTCGGCTGTGAAAGGGATCCCGGATAGCCAGATCCTCGCGGCAGAATCACTCGGGTTCTCGGGGTCTCAGGTTTTCCGGTATGTTATCCTGCCGCAGGCCTTGAGGATCTCGATACCCTCCCTTGTTAACGAGTTCGTCACGGTGGTCAAGGAGAGCTCGCTGGCGGCTGTCATAGGAATTGTGGAACTCACTCGGCGCGGGCAGTACGTTGCCGCCTACACGTACAGGGCCTTCGAGGCCTACATTATCGTAGCAGTACTGTACTTCGCGGTCTGCTACGCGTTCTCCCATGCTTCGAGAATTCTCGAGAAGAAGCTCAGAATACCCGGCTATACGGGTGCCTGA
- a CDS encoding nicotinate phosphoribosyltransferase, with protein MESWDERFIFATFDEVSAGLTTDVYFTRTRRILQKYGLIDAVVHAEITASKLPDGYKWAVFAGLREALKLLKGRKVTVRSMPEGEIFTPSDFHGNRVPVMTIEGPYGEFLELETPILGFLASASGIATKAARVKKAAGDKIVLSFGARRQHPALAPFIEYYAYIGGADGVSAVLGAQALGIRATGTMPHSLMVLFKALKGDHTLAWRAFDETVEEDVLRIVLADTFLDEVEESLLAAEVLGSRLWGVRLDTPGSRRGSLEEIVREVKWKLRARGFGGVKVVVSGGIDEYKIPSLIKAGADAFGVGAAISTAPPIDFAMDITAVYKDGEWVSIAKRGKLSGRKQVYRCSKCLVDVVTLLEEAPPKCPVCGGDMESLLETYIEGGELLRKPPEPKEVRRKVLGMLSRLEL; from the coding sequence ATGGAGAGCTGGGATGAGAGGTTTATTTTCGCCACGTTTGACGAGGTCTCAGCCGGGCTCACGACAGACGTTTACTTCACGCGGACTAGGCGCATCCTGCAGAAGTACGGCCTCATAGACGCCGTAGTACACGCAGAGATAACTGCGAGCAAGCTCCCAGACGGCTACAAGTGGGCAGTTTTCGCGGGCCTCCGCGAAGCCCTAAAGCTCCTGAAGGGCAGGAAAGTCACCGTGCGGTCAATGCCCGAGGGCGAAATCTTCACGCCCTCGGACTTCCACGGGAATAGAGTCCCCGTAATGACCATAGAAGGCCCCTACGGCGAGTTCCTCGAGCTAGAGACGCCGATCCTGGGCTTCCTTGCCTCGGCCTCGGGCATCGCGACGAAAGCCGCCCGAGTGAAGAAAGCTGCCGGGGACAAGATTGTCCTCTCCTTCGGGGCCAGGCGGCAACATCCCGCCCTAGCACCGTTCATAGAGTACTACGCGTACATCGGCGGGGCTGACGGTGTCTCGGCAGTCCTGGGGGCTCAGGCTCTAGGCATAAGAGCAACGGGCACAATGCCCCACAGCTTAATGGTACTCTTCAAGGCGCTTAAGGGGGATCACACGCTCGCCTGGAGAGCTTTCGACGAGACTGTCGAGGAAGATGTACTTCGAATAGTCCTCGCTGACACGTTCCTCGACGAGGTAGAGGAGTCCCTCCTAGCCGCCGAGGTATTGGGCTCTAGGCTGTGGGGCGTCAGGTTGGACACTCCCGGCTCGAGGAGGGGGAGCCTCGAGGAGATAGTGAGAGAGGTCAAGTGGAAGCTCAGGGCTAGGGGCTTTGGAGGCGTGAAGGTCGTTGTGTCTGGGGGCATCGACGAGTACAAGATACCTTCGCTCATAAAGGCCGGTGCAGACGCGTTTGGTGTGGGAGCCGCGATTTCCACGGCGCCGCCAATAGACTTTGCAATGGACATAACCGCGGTCTACAAGGACGGAGAGTGGGTGTCTATAGCGAAGAGGGGGAAGCTCTCCGGGAGAAAGCAGGTCTACAGGTGCAGTAAATGCCTGGTAGACGTCGTGACGCTGCTGGAGGAAGCCCCGCCTAAGTGTCCAGTGTGTGGCGGCGACATGGAGTCACTCCTGGAGACGTACATCGAGGGCGGTGAGTTGCTAAGAAAGCCGCCTGAGCCTAAGGAGGTGCGGCGGAAAGTTCTAGGAATGCTGAGCAGGCTCGAGCTCTAG
- a CDS encoding amino acid ABC transporter ATP-binding protein, which produces MGEVVLEMLDVWAGYEGTEVVKGVSLKVHSGEKVVIMGPSGSGKSTLLKTAVLLVKPSRGRIYLDGEEITSGQVDVRAARAKTGFVFQSYNLFPHMKVIDNITLPLRIVKGYSREDAEKKAREILAQLGLRGLEEKYPLQLSGGQQQRVAIARALAMDPILLLLDEPTSALDPELKAEVLDTLREVAKRGIAMLVVTHELDFTRDIADRVIIMEDGRIVEEGDARTVLENPSTVRTRQFLKLIRRTA; this is translated from the coding sequence ATGGGGGAAGTAGTACTAGAGATGCTCGACGTCTGGGCGGGCTACGAGGGGACAGAGGTTGTAAAGGGGGTCTCCCTGAAAGTGCATAGTGGCGAGAAAGTCGTCATAATGGGTCCCAGCGGGAGTGGCAAAAGCACGCTTCTGAAGACGGCAGTTCTCCTGGTTAAGCCATCCCGCGGCAGGATATACCTCGACGGCGAAGAGATAACCTCGGGCCAGGTCGACGTTAGGGCTGCTAGAGCTAAAACAGGCTTCGTGTTCCAGAGCTATAACCTATTCCCCCACATGAAGGTTATAGATAACATCACCCTCCCCCTTAGAATAGTGAAGGGCTACAGCAGGGAGGATGCGGAGAAGAAGGCCCGGGAAATCCTAGCACAGCTCGGGCTAAGAGGGCTCGAGGAGAAGTACCCGCTCCAGCTAAGCGGCGGCCAGCAACAGCGCGTGGCCATAGCTAGAGCACTAGCCATGGATCCGATACTCTTGCTACTAGACGAGCCCACGTCTGCGCTCGACCCCGAGCTCAAGGCCGAAGTCCTAGACACGCTACGGGAGGTTGCCAAACGGGGCATAGCAATGCTCGTAGTCACGCACGAGCTCGACTTCACGCGGGACATAGCTGACCGCGTTATAATAATGGAGGACGGGAGGATAGTCGAGGAGGGCGACGCCAGAACCGTGTTGGAGAACCCCTCCACAGTGCGAACCCGCCAATTCCTGAAGCTCATAAGGAGAACAGCGTAG
- a CDS encoding iron-containing alcohol dehydrogenase: protein MECIEYVESSRLGLEGSYVVVKDADLPVKLPGESYEAKSINIFELDSIHREIDNQPHTGVVGLGGFNAVNAAKMLSVRRLKKGGLKQSLFENPSPSRPLVLIPTKPSFCTDVTPLTVVYDPSVPVYNLQYIKPQKVVIPLDLYSAGFEAERSVLSMLNPSLGRASVEEYLEFCRERAPVGLSPEFILALTVSALVGVSLEDALRTVTAPAGAEAARLAMWRKLDHFVEHSWSFYRRFLVYWGIESRSELYDRYSTLFSL from the coding sequence ATGGAGTGTATAGAGTACGTAGAATCTTCTCGGCTGGGGTTGGAGGGATCCTACGTGGTTGTCAAGGACGCAGATCTCCCCGTGAAATTACCCGGGGAGTCCTACGAGGCTAAGAGCATTAACATCTTCGAGCTAGACAGCATCCACCGCGAGATAGATAATCAGCCACACACGGGCGTCGTAGGTCTGGGAGGGTTCAACGCCGTGAACGCGGCTAAGATGCTCTCAGTAAGGCGCTTGAAAAAGGGAGGGCTCAAGCAATCCCTCTTCGAGAACCCAAGCCCTTCTCGCCCGCTTGTGCTCATCCCGACGAAACCCTCTTTTTGCACAGACGTCACGCCGCTCACAGTAGTATACGACCCGAGCGTCCCCGTGTACAACCTCCAGTATATTAAGCCCCAAAAGGTGGTAATACCCCTCGACTTGTACAGTGCAGGCTTCGAGGCAGAGAGGAGCGTTCTAAGCATGCTGAACCCTAGCCTGGGTAGAGCTTCGGTTGAGGAGTACTTGGAGTTCTGCAGGGAGCGAGCACCAGTAGGGTTAAGCCCAGAGTTCATCCTCGCGCTGACAGTGTCGGCTCTAGTTGGTGTTAGCCTCGAAGACGCGCTCAGGACGGTTACAGCTCCTGCTGGTGCTGAAGCGGCCAGATTAGCTATGTGGAGAAAGCTCGACCACTTCGTCGAGCACTCGTGGTCGTTCTACAGGAGGTTCCTCGTCTACTGGGGCATAGAGTCGCGTAGCGAGCTCTACGACAGGTACTCTACGCTGTTCTCCTTATGA
- the cysS gene encoding cysteine--tRNA ligase, whose product MLQVYNTLTRSIEVFEPVTPGRVLMYVCGPTVYDFSHVGHARTYVAFDVIKRYLRLRGYDVVHVQNITDIDDKIINRAREEGRDWREIADEYTRDYVDSLRKLRVFVDVHPRVTEHIGEIIDFIQKLIDKGHAYVAPSGSVYFDVGTYEDYGRLSGRLDKRMWSQEEFATEKKNPYDFALWKARKPGEPYWESPWGPGRPGWHIECSVMSSRYLGSRFDIHGGGSDLIFPHHENERAQSESLFGERPWVKYWMHTGMLQVGGEKMSKSLKNIVPLKDLFNTYDPLAVRLWLASAHYRTVLSFSDEALQQAQANLQRLRGAAQLVYRLSREAEPTGRLTDSELMVLEEMSRIRRDFYESMDQDFNASAAFASVMRLVSLIYSQISTNPSYTTVLKAYKLLEEFNAVLGVLDDVLHEPPQQLVPVDELINLLVEVRSILRGQRNWELSDYIRAKLGELGVVLMDEKDKTRWVLRPLRS is encoded by the coding sequence GTGTTACAGGTATACAATACGTTGACTAGGAGCATTGAAGTATTCGAGCCAGTGACGCCTGGAAGAGTTCTCATGTATGTGTGCGGGCCGACGGTTTATGACTTCTCCCATGTTGGGCATGCCCGCACGTACGTCGCGTTCGACGTGATTAAGCGCTACTTGAGGCTTAGGGGGTACGACGTCGTCCACGTCCAGAACATTACTGACATCGACGACAAGATAATTAATAGAGCCAGGGAGGAAGGCAGGGATTGGAGGGAGATAGCGGACGAGTATACTAGGGACTACGTGGATTCCCTGAGGAAACTCCGCGTGTTCGTGGACGTGCACCCACGAGTAACCGAGCACATAGGCGAGATAATAGACTTCATACAGAAACTCATCGATAAGGGGCATGCATACGTAGCCCCGAGCGGCAGCGTGTACTTCGATGTCGGCACGTACGAGGACTACGGCAGGCTCAGCGGAAGGCTGGACAAGAGGATGTGGAGCCAGGAAGAGTTCGCCACAGAGAAGAAGAACCCCTACGACTTCGCGCTGTGGAAGGCCCGGAAGCCCGGAGAGCCTTACTGGGAGTCGCCCTGGGGCCCTGGAAGGCCGGGCTGGCACATAGAGTGTAGCGTTATGTCGTCCCGCTACCTTGGGAGCAGGTTCGACATACACGGTGGAGGATCCGACTTGATATTCCCACACCACGAGAATGAAAGGGCTCAGAGCGAGTCTCTTTTCGGTGAGAGGCCCTGGGTAAAGTACTGGATGCACACAGGGATGCTCCAGGTAGGCGGGGAGAAGATGAGTAAGAGCCTGAAGAACATTGTGCCCCTAAAGGACTTGTTCAACACGTACGACCCCCTGGCCGTCAGGCTGTGGCTTGCAAGTGCACACTACAGGACAGTGCTGAGTTTTAGTGACGAGGCCCTACAGCAGGCTCAAGCTAACCTCCAGAGGCTTCGCGGAGCGGCGCAACTCGTTTACAGGCTATCCCGCGAAGCCGAGCCCACTGGCCGCTTGACAGACAGCGAGTTGATGGTGCTGGAGGAGATGTCGAGGATAAGGAGGGACTTCTACGAGAGCATGGATCAAGACTTTAATGCGAGTGCGGCCTTTGCTTCCGTCATGAGGCTTGTGTCTCTGATCTACTCGCAGATTTCGACGAACCCGTCGTACACTACAGTCCTTAAGGCATATAAGCTCTTGGAGGAGTTTAATGCTGTTCTCGGGGTTCTCGACGACGTCCTCCACGAACCACCACAACAACTCGTGCCGGTAGACGAACTAATCAACCTCCTAGTAGAAGTAAGGAGCATCCTCCGGGGCCAGCGGAACTGGGAGCTCAGCGATTACATTAGGGCGAAGCTCGGCGAGCTCGGTGTAGTACTAATGGATGAGAAAGACAAGACGCGCTGGGTACTCAGGCCCCTCAGGAGTTGA
- a CDS encoding 2-oxoacid:acceptor oxidoreductase subunit alpha gives MSRGWPISVLVAGPAGAGVFATSMVIGKTLLRHGHNVFITNEYPSLIRGGHQWALVRSSPDEYIYSHRRSIDIVVALDKSSVGVHLNELSARGLVICDEADCGAISDHRVKSLPLRQILKELGGPPVALNTLASGVVFGILRASHEVLAGVIRDQFAAKEEIARLNIDLARRGYDLGVKLKGGEFPHLERREDNRGKLLIDGNSATALGALAGGMTFFTAYPMTPASPILHFLAEIQREYNLVVFQPESELAAINMAIGAAYAGARSMVATSGGGFSLMVEALGQAAMTETPIVIVNVQRPGPSTGLPTHTAQGDLRFVIHASQGEFPRVVLAPGDPYEAFLLSFKAMEIAWIFQIPVIILSDKFLGESYWTVEEFPKLTPSSGSVILGEVDAGYARYKITEDGVSPMALPGTRGALVYANTSEHDEYGQGSIDPRVVKAMQEKRFRKLSKLRALAEAEGVKTYGSGDRVVVTWGSTKMPVLEALKNVRDVEVVQVLWLEPFPVESLRRELSGKQFVVVENNMTGQLVSLIREKLLIEPDGFLGKYDGRQFVAEEIENFLREKGWAK, from the coding sequence GTGAGTAGAGGATGGCCTATCTCGGTGCTCGTCGCAGGACCCGCTGGCGCCGGAGTTTTCGCCACGAGCATGGTTATAGGGAAGACATTACTCCGGCACGGGCACAACGTCTTCATAACGAACGAGTACCCCTCCCTTATTCGCGGCGGCCATCAGTGGGCTCTCGTGAGGAGCTCCCCCGACGAGTACATCTACTCCCACAGGAGGAGCATCGACATAGTAGTAGCCCTTGACAAGAGCTCTGTCGGAGTACATCTGAATGAGCTGAGCGCCCGCGGCCTTGTGATATGCGACGAAGCCGACTGCGGGGCTATTAGTGACCACCGTGTCAAGTCCCTTCCCCTCAGACAAATCCTGAAGGAGCTAGGAGGCCCACCTGTGGCTCTCAACACCCTCGCGTCTGGCGTCGTGTTCGGGATTCTCAGAGCATCCCATGAAGTCTTGGCCGGCGTCATACGCGACCAGTTCGCGGCCAAGGAAGAGATTGCTAGACTCAACATCGACTTAGCCAGGAGGGGATACGATCTCGGCGTAAAGCTCAAGGGGGGAGAGTTCCCACACTTGGAGCGCCGCGAGGATAACAGGGGGAAACTGCTAATTGACGGCAACTCCGCTACGGCTCTGGGCGCGCTCGCTGGAGGCATGACGTTCTTCACGGCGTACCCCATGACTCCCGCCTCCCCAATACTCCACTTCCTGGCAGAGATCCAGCGCGAGTACAACCTAGTAGTTTTCCAGCCCGAGAGCGAGCTGGCGGCGATAAACATGGCTATAGGCGCGGCGTACGCCGGCGCGCGCTCTATGGTGGCGACGAGTGGGGGAGGCTTCTCACTCATGGTGGAGGCGCTGGGGCAAGCCGCTATGACGGAGACACCAATAGTCATTGTCAATGTCCAGAGGCCCGGCCCAAGCACTGGGCTACCCACTCATACTGCGCAGGGCGATCTGAGGTTTGTTATACACGCATCTCAGGGCGAGTTCCCCAGGGTCGTGCTAGCCCCCGGTGACCCCTACGAGGCGTTTCTGCTAAGTTTCAAGGCCATGGAGATAGCGTGGATCTTCCAGATACCTGTCATAATCCTCTCCGACAAGTTCCTCGGGGAGAGCTACTGGACTGTAGAAGAATTTCCGAAGTTAACTCCAAGTAGCGGTTCTGTCATTCTCGGCGAGGTTGATGCAGGATACGCGCGGTACAAGATAACAGAGGATGGTGTCTCGCCGATGGCCCTGCCAGGCACTAGGGGGGCTTTAGTCTATGCAAACACGAGCGAACACGACGAGTACGGGCAGGGCAGTATTGATCCAAGAGTCGTCAAGGCCATGCAGGAGAAGAGGTTCAGGAAGCTCTCCAAGCTTAGAGCCTTGGCAGAGGCTGAAGGCGTTAAAACGTACGGCAGCGGTGACCGGGTAGTTGTGACATGGGGGTCTACCAAGATGCCTGTGCTAGAGGCCTTAAAGAATGTTCGGGACGTGGAGGTTGTGCAGGTACTGTGGCTAGAGCCCTTCCCTGTTGAAAGCCTGCGCCGGGAGCTCTCGGGGAAGCAATTCGTGGTTGTCGAGAACAATATGACAGGACAGCTGGTTTCTCTCATTCGTGAGAAACTCCTGATCGAGCCAGACGGTTTCCTCGGCAAGTACGACGGCAGGCAGTTTGTGGCAGAGGAAATTGAAAACTTCCTTCGGGAGAAGGGGTGGGCTAAGTGA
- a CDS encoding transporter substrate-binding domain-containing protein, whose protein sequence is MQTQANKINKIALAAVFIIGLLLGIGLGYPLWHGATTQQASYIDKIKARGKLVVGTSADWPPFEYVDKNGNFAGIDIEIAKRIAKALGVSLEIKDMQFSALIEAVKNGNIDMAIADITPTSEREKVVDFSFPYYFASKGVVVTLKNAQISKLEDLYGKKVGVQLGTIQEDYANQNLKGKAEIKTYDKVYPDMVMVLQRGDVDAIIIGEKIAAALVTKYPEFKIAFVVGKPTAGAAVALPKGAGDLKILVDKVIEDLINSGEMDQIFLNETLKWLGGS, encoded by the coding sequence ATGCAGACCCAGGCAAATAAAATAAACAAAATAGCACTTGCCGCCGTCTTCATCATAGGACTTTTACTCGGCATCGGGCTAGGATACCCCCTATGGCATGGGGCTACAACGCAACAGGCAAGCTATATCGACAAGATAAAGGCTCGCGGAAAACTGGTAGTAGGGACATCAGCAGACTGGCCTCCGTTCGAGTACGTAGACAAGAACGGAAACTTCGCTGGGATAGACATCGAGATTGCAAAGAGGATTGCCAAGGCCCTAGGTGTCTCGCTAGAGATCAAAGACATGCAGTTCTCGGCATTGATAGAGGCCGTTAAAAACGGGAACATCGATATGGCCATAGCAGACATTACGCCGACCTCTGAGCGAGAGAAAGTCGTGGACTTCTCCTTCCCGTACTACTTCGCGAGCAAGGGTGTAGTAGTGACGCTGAAGAATGCCCAGATCTCCAAGCTGGAGGATCTCTACGGCAAGAAGGTTGGAGTGCAGCTCGGCACCATCCAGGAGGATTACGCTAACCAGAACCTTAAGGGGAAGGCCGAGATAAAGACTTACGACAAGGTCTACCCGGACATGGTCATGGTTCTTCAGCGGGGCGACGTTGACGCCATAATTATCGGCGAGAAGATAGCGGCTGCTCTCGTCACAAAGTACCCTGAATTTAAGATAGCATTCGTAGTGGGCAAGCCCACTGCCGGGGCGGCTGTAGCCCTACCAAAGGGGGCCGGTGACTTGAAGATTTTAGTAGACAAGGTAATAGAGGATCTCATAAACTCCGGAGAGATGGATCAAATATTCCTGAACGAGACCCTGAAGTGGCTTGGAGGCAGTTAA
- a CDS encoding ROK family protein, giving the protein MKYAIAVDIGATNTRVALGNSEGELLGVETFRTWDFPDPVKYIEKIARIISSLREKFKVDIYGIGVGTPGPLDVAKGEVLASPNMPFKRLEVVRLLKEFVDMPVAFANDAVAAAVGEKFWGDGAGVEDLVYVTISTGIGGGVYVDGSLLLGKDGNAHEIGHVVVDSQERLVCGCGGRGHWEAYSSGSGIPRFTKFLAERDSSLAEESQLARKSRIEARDVFEAYRAGDKLARAVILEVKKFNAYGFAAITNYYDPELITVGGSVALNNADIVLSGLEGDVRQYAINRVPRIKLTRLGANVGLMGALALGLGFEKKIPLR; this is encoded by the coding sequence GTGAAGTACGCCATAGCCGTGGACATAGGGGCGACCAACACGCGCGTCGCCCTTGGGAATAGCGAGGGAGAGCTCCTCGGGGTTGAAACTTTCAGGACATGGGACTTCCCCGACCCCGTCAAGTACATCGAGAAAATAGCCCGCATAATCTCCAGCCTCCGAGAGAAGTTCAAAGTGGACATCTACGGGATAGGCGTGGGTACTCCGGGCCCCCTCGACGTGGCCAAAGGAGAGGTCTTAGCGTCACCTAACATGCCCTTCAAGAGGCTCGAGGTCGTGAGGCTTCTCAAGGAGTTCGTGGACATGCCTGTCGCCTTTGCAAACGATGCTGTAGCGGCTGCCGTTGGCGAGAAGTTCTGGGGCGATGGGGCTGGAGTTGAGGATCTAGTGTACGTCACTATTAGCACGGGTATAGGGGGAGGTGTGTACGTTGACGGCTCGCTGCTACTGGGGAAGGACGGGAACGCCCACGAGATAGGACACGTTGTCGTCGATTCACAGGAAAGGCTCGTGTGCGGTTGTGGAGGAAGAGGGCACTGGGAAGCCTACAGTTCGGGGAGCGGGATACCCAGGTTCACCAAGTTCCTCGCAGAGAGAGACAGCAGTCTTGCTGAGGAGTCACAGCTCGCGAGAAAGAGCAGGATCGAGGCGCGCGACGTATTCGAGGCCTATAGGGCTGGCGACAAGCTCGCCCGGGCCGTCATTTTAGAGGTGAAGAAGTTCAATGCGTACGGGTTTGCGGCGATCACGAACTACTATGACCCAGAGCTCATAACTGTTGGTGGCTCTGTAGCCTTGAACAACGCCGACATAGTTCTTAGCGGATTAGAGGGGGACGTGAGGCAGTACGCTATAAACAGGGTGCCACGGATAAAACTCACGAGGCTCGGAGCCAACGTTGGGTTGATGGGGGCTCTGGCCCTCGGGCTCGGCTTCGAAAAAAAGATCCCGCTCCGATGA
- a CDS encoding winged helix-turn-helix domain-containing protein, whose protein sequence is MPDKVLTLREALEHPLRRRIVAHLLEKPGLSVRQLARELGISIGSLTGHLVILERVGLVVEVRHSRKLQLYVNSEVLANKALDHSQARK, encoded by the coding sequence ATGCCCGACAAGGTGCTGACGTTGCGGGAGGCCCTAGAACACCCACTGCGTAGGAGGATAGTGGCCCACCTACTTGAAAAGCCGGGGCTTAGTGTGCGCCAGCTCGCAAGAGAGCTCGGAATAAGCATAGGCTCGCTGACGGGGCACCTCGTCATCCTAGAGCGCGTCGGGTTAGTCGTGGAGGTTAGGCACTCTAGGAAGCTACAGTTATACGTGAACAGTGAAGTACTTGCAAACAAAGCTCTGGATCATTCTCAAGCACGAAAATAA
- a CDS encoding ACT domain-containing protein, with amino-acid sequence MPRDNVVKYVKLALISKPYILESMKLGIVNYSALARMLHGEVERLSGRKLTQTAVKMAVLRASKELMDEGAGARKLALALVGSEIKVVDNLCVLSIDPGKTSSVLNLLRETLPKNRYLQLVQGVSATTIIGDEEFLGEIYNSLERRDVKQFLRRQSAIILTGSPEILTTPGVVSVVSMALSVRGINLTEVVSSYRDLIFVLGSDEAPRAYNIVRDLVISLKSLL; translated from the coding sequence ATGCCTAGAGATAATGTGGTAAAGTACGTCAAGCTAGCTCTGATCTCGAAGCCTTACATACTTGAGTCGATGAAGCTTGGCATCGTGAACTACTCTGCGCTGGCAAGGATGCTACACGGGGAGGTCGAGAGGCTCTCTGGTAGAAAACTCACGCAGACAGCAGTGAAGATGGCGGTGCTCAGGGCCTCGAAGGAGCTCATGGACGAGGGCGCTGGCGCCAGGAAGCTCGCCCTCGCGCTCGTCGGCAGCGAGATTAAGGTCGTAGACAACCTGTGCGTTCTATCGATAGACCCTGGGAAAACCTCCAGCGTTCTAAACTTGCTTCGAGAGACGTTGCCGAAGAACAGGTACCTCCAGCTCGTCCAGGGCGTTAGTGCTACGACTATAATCGGCGATGAGGAGTTTCTCGGAGAAATCTATAACTCCCTGGAGAGGAGAGACGTTAAGCAGTTCTTGAGAAGGCAGTCCGCGATCATATTGACCGGTTCCCCTGAGATACTCACGACGCCGGGTGTAGTCTCGGTGGTATCCATGGCTCTCTCAGTTAGGGGGATTAATCTGACGGAAGTTGTATCAAGCTATAGGGATCTTATATTTGTCCTAGGTTCCGACGAGGCCCCAAGGGCATACAATATAGTTAGAGACCTTGTCATAAGCTTGAAGTCTCTCCTTTAG